A single Venturia canescens isolate UGA chromosome 1, ASM1945775v1, whole genome shotgun sequence DNA region contains:
- the LOC122419425 gene encoding NADH-cytochrome b5 reductase-like, whose translation MNDDKNDKNFDETSSRPATPREDDCCGNSCNPCVFDVHKQLLEQYNRRKAQGIENSRRNNFLNPLLYKIFSVKNILVVADNYVKLVLDCSQQIERNSKIILLPGQHIILYAQNKKSRPYTPISWTNDSLELLIKVYVNGELSSYLANAKIADEIRVRGPYGDFVYEKNRFSEIVAFCIGSGIAAIYPIARSVVDEETDETRFHLVAGFRTTAEIPLRIELQQLSDYWNVKCTLQISSPMWDGVSPNGIEIQRGRLNEFTFNELVKNCSTAKTLILICGTPKFNESLERWSRNRNFFHYHVFS comes from the exons ATGAACGAtgataaaaacgataaaaattttgacgaaacgaGTAGTCGACCAGCCACCCCGAGGGAGGACGACTGTTGTGGCAATTCCTGCAATCCATGTGTCTTCGATGTACACAAACAATTGTTGGAACAATACAACAGGAGAAAAGCTCAGGGAATCGAGAATAGTCGACGCAATAACTTCTTGAATcctttattgtataaaatatTCTCCGTCAAGAATATTCTCGTTGTTGCGGATAATTATGTGAAACTTGTACTCGATTGTAGTC aacaaattgaacgaaattccaAAATAATTTTGCTTCCTGGACAACACATAATATTGTATGcccaaaacaaaaaatcgaggCCTTATACACCGATATCTTGGACGAATGACAGTTTGGAACTTCTGATCAAAGTTTATGTAAATGGTGAGCTATCGAGTTATTTGGCTAATGCGAAAATTGCCGATGAAATTCGGGTCAGGGGGCCTTACGGTGATTTTGTGTACGAGAAAAATCG TTTTAGCGAAATCGTCGCATTTTGCATCGGTTCGGGGATTGCCGCGATTTATCCAATCGCAAGATCAGTAGTCGACGAGGAGACCGACGAAACAAGATTTCATCTCGTTGCTGGATTTCGAACGACGGCGGAAATTCCCCTGAGAATAGAATTGCAACAGTTATCTGATTATTGGAACGTCAAATGTACTCTGCAAATATCGAGCCCAATGTGGGACGGAGTTAGTCCAAACGGGATAGAAATTCAACGAGGTCGATTAAACGAATTTACTTTCAACGAACTCGTCAAAAATTGTTCAACCGCTAAAACTCTGATTCTCATTTGTGGAACACCAAAATTTAACGAGAGTTTGGAACGTTGGAGCAGgaatcgtaatttttttcattatcatgTTTTCAgttga